A stretch of the Coprobacillus cateniformis genome encodes the following:
- a CDS encoding ABC transporter permease, protein MNVLAILHRNIKWRFHNALTIIITILQPMLWLVMYSSVAGSTMQNTGIKNYTAFILPGLIVLVSFGVCSSGGIMNYLMKNDGSFYRILIAPIHRSSIVLGQLLEAVLCSFFEVTIMVIVSLFFSVRIPLNISIILYIIILIFLMSFFMAGICYAISLILPNEVMYETVMNAIVLPIFFLSTALFPANNIHGALAIAIHINPFTHVINILRSFILYERLDIGQMIFVMILFMILGCISFLWAHHKLKKETNL, encoded by the coding sequence ATGAATGTCTTGGCAATATTACACAGAAATATTAAATGGCGTTTTCACAATGCATTGACCATAATCATTACTATTCTACAACCAATGCTTTGGTTAGTCATGTATAGTTCAGTAGCTGGAAGCACTATGCAAAATACAGGAATTAAGAATTATACTGCCTTTATTCTACCTGGACTCATAGTGTTGGTGAGTTTTGGTGTTTGTAGCAGTGGTGGAATTATGAATTACTTAATGAAAAATGATGGCAGTTTTTATCGTATTCTGATTGCCCCTATTCATCGCAGTTCTATTGTTTTAGGACAACTTTTGGAAGCTGTATTATGTTCGTTTTTTGAAGTGACAATTATGGTTATAGTTAGTCTATTCTTTTCTGTTAGAATTCCTTTAAATATTTCCATCATATTATATATAATTATTTTGATATTCTTAATGTCATTTTTTATGGCAGGAATTTGTTATGCTATAAGTCTTATACTTCCAAATGAAGTTATGTATGAAACAGTTATGAATGCAATTGTTCTTCCCATTTTCTTTCTTAGCACTGCATTATTTCCTGCTAACAATATTCATGGTGCTTTAGCAATTGCTATTCATATCAATCCATTTACTCATGTTATTAATATATTACGCTCATTTATTCTCTATGAAAGATTAGATATTGGACAGATGATTTTTGTAATGATTCTTTTTATGATACTTGGGTGTATCAGCTTCTTATGGGCACATCACAAATTAAAAAAGGAAACCAATTTATAA
- a CDS encoding D-alanyl-D-alanine carboxypeptidase family protein, which produces MIKKILICLFVMLLCMFPKVVYAEDLKLAPNAASSVLMEASTKQVLYSSHETDKLFPASTTKIMTMILMFEAINKGTLKWDDVLTCSAYAASMGGSQIYLEEGEQMSVSDLFKGISIASANDACVMVGERIAGTNDGFVKMMNEKAKELNLTNTHFMNPTGLHDDNHYTCALDLGLMASYLIQIGGDRLFATTSLYDSYIRENSAQKFWLVNTNKLLKSYEGADGLKTGYTKEAGYCIVSTAKRNGLRLIAVVMKESEPKVRNQEVSQLLDYGFSLYENVILFKKDDIIEKIPIENARQKSVEVVCKEDVVYVKDKSAQDEVTYEMNYTNLVPPIKKGETIGHILLMRSDVNIASFEVVSKDDIEALTLPEKMYNYFKAFV; this is translated from the coding sequence ATGATTAAAAAAATACTTATATGTTTATTTGTAATGTTATTGTGTATGTTTCCTAAAGTTGTTTATGCTGAGGATTTAAAATTGGCGCCGAATGCTGCTTCATCTGTATTGATGGAAGCATCTACTAAGCAAGTCCTTTATTCATCACATGAAACAGACAAGTTATTCCCAGCATCCACAACAAAAATTATGACAATGATTCTTATGTTTGAAGCAATTAATAAAGGAACATTGAAATGGGATGATGTTTTAACATGTAGTGCTTATGCTGCAAGTATGGGTGGAAGTCAAATCTATCTTGAAGAAGGCGAACAGATGAGCGTTTCAGACTTATTTAAAGGAATTAGTATTGCATCAGCTAATGATGCCTGTGTTATGGTGGGAGAAAGAATTGCAGGGACAAATGATGGATTTGTGAAAATGATGAATGAAAAGGCTAAAGAATTGAATTTAACCAATACACATTTCATGAATCCAACAGGACTTCATGATGATAACCACTATACTTGTGCTTTAGATTTAGGATTAATGGCTTCCTATTTAATTCAAATAGGTGGTGATCGTTTATTTGCAACAACTTCTCTTTATGACAGTTATATTAGAGAAAATTCTGCTCAAAAATTTTGGTTAGTCAACACCAATAAGTTACTAAAATCTTATGAAGGAGCAGATGGATTAAAAACAGGGTATACAAAAGAAGCAGGTTATTGTATTGTTTCAACAGCAAAAAGAAATGGTTTAAGACTTATAGCAGTCGTCATGAAAGAAAGTGAACCAAAAGTGAGAAATCAAGAAGTTTCTCAATTGTTAGATTATGGTTTTTCACTTTATGAAAATGTGATTCTCTTTAAAAAAGATGATATCATTGAAAAGATTCCTATTGAAAATGCAAGACAAAAATCAGTAGAGGTTGTTTGTAAAGAAGATGTTGTCTATGTTAAAGATAAGAGTGCTCAAGATGAAGTCACATATGAAATGAATTATACAAATCTAGTTCCACCTATAAAAAAAGGTGAAACAATTGGACATATATTATTAATGCGTAGTGATGTTAATATTGCTTCGTTTGAAGTTGTAAGTAAAGATGATATTGAAGCTTTAACTTTACCTGAAAAAATGTACAATTATTTTAAAGCATTCGTATAA
- a CDS encoding PLP-dependent transferase, producing MSPMNAWLAVRGLRTLPVRLKAQEKSVLDVIDFLRNDPRIERIFHPTCNGEMQKDLANRYLKGYGSLLGVVLKDANPTIIESFVDALHHFTLAYSWGGFESLILPVFKGNNQDELEARGLALGQLRMYIGLEETEILIEDLKQALDIAYQVKM from the coding sequence ATGTCTCCTATGAATGCCTGGTTAGCTGTACGTGGACTGAGAACTTTACCAGTTCGTTTGAAAGCACAAGAAAAATCTGTTTTAGATGTGATAGATTTTTTAAGGAATGATCCAAGAATAGAGAGAATTTTTCATCCAACTTGTAATGGTGAAATGCAGAAAGATTTGGCTAATCGTTATTTAAAGGGGTATGGAAGTTTATTAGGAGTTGTTTTAAAAGATGCAAATCCAACCATTATTGAAAGTTTTGTAGATGCTTTACATCATTTTACATTGGCTTATAGTTGGGGTGGTTTTGAGAGCTTGATTTTACCAGTATTTAAGGGCAATAATCAAGATGAATTAGAAGCGCGTGGTTTGGCTTTGGGACAATTAAGAATGTATATTGGTCTTGAAGAAACTGAAATTCTTATTGAAGATTTAAAACAAGCACTAGATATTGCTTATCAAGTGAAAATGTAA
- a CDS encoding trans-sulfuration enzyme family protein: MKDLENICLSVEHDFDGKYQSVAPEIVQTSSFQFQNFAHYVHVNTDHEFAYTYTRGDNPTLEILEKKIAHLEGAECGRSFASGMGAISGTILSLVKKGDHIIIVNTVYGSSVKLIQQLQKFGVESTKIDVQETKEIFEYIEPETKMIYFESPSSQRFEMLDLEMIANVAKEKNIYTVIDNTWATPLLQNPLKYGIDVVIHSCSKYIGGHSDIVGGIVLCRQEIMKYIDDFAHIF, from the coding sequence ATGAAAGATTTAGAAAATATTTGTTTATCAGTTGAACATGATTTTGATGGAAAGTATCAGTCTGTTGCTCCAGAAATTGTTCAAACATCATCATTTCAATTTCAGAATTTTGCACACTATGTTCATGTTAATACAGATCATGAGTTTGCATATACGTATACAAGAGGTGATAATCCAACACTTGAAATACTAGAAAAGAAAATCGCTCATTTAGAAGGAGCGGAGTGTGGAAGAAGTTTTGCTTCAGGTATGGGAGCTATTTCTGGAACAATCTTAAGTTTAGTGAAAAAAGGTGATCATATCATTATCGTTAACACTGTTTATGGCTCAAGTGTTAAATTGATTCAACAGCTTCAAAAGTTTGGAGTGGAAAGTACAAAAATAGATGTTCAAGAGACAAAAGAGATTTTTGAATATATTGAACCAGAGACGAAGATGATTTATTTTGAAAGTCCTTCTTCGCAAAGATTTGAAATGTTAGATTTAGAAATGATAGCAAATGTTGCTAAAGAAAAAAATATTTATACAGTCATTGACAATACTTGGGCAACTCCATTGTTACAGAATCCATTAAAATATGGTATAGATGTTGTCATTCATTCTTGTTCAAAATATATTGGAGGACATAGTGATATTGTTGGAGGTATTGTTTTATGTCGTCAAGAGATAATGAAATACATAGATGATTTCGCACATATTTTTTAG
- a CDS encoding DUF1848 domain-containing protein: protein MIINASSRTDIPAYFSDWFFQRLKAGYVYVRNPYYPNQITKYILNPEVVDSIVFCTKNPHPMLSRLKLLKDYHPYFFVTITPYEKEIEPHVPSFQDVIYDIQELSLSLGSHSVSFRYDPIFINQYYTIEKHIQTFDIITKQLEGYTHECVISFIDLYEKTKKNFPGIQEVSLNEQQYLAEAFAKIAAQRGIHIKTCAEKLDLSEYGITHEGCITRQILKDVTGYPLKELKSQPLRQGCHCYPSRDIGEYDTCLHGCIYCYANEDKQLVQEKYKRHDPSSPLLIGHIHSDDVIRLAKQESYIERQLSFDL, encoded by the coding sequence ATGATTATAAATGCAAGTTCAAGAACAGATATACCAGCTTACTTTAGTGATTGGTTTTTCCAACGTCTTAAAGCTGGATATGTCTATGTGAGGAATCCTTATTATCCAAACCAAATTACCAAATATATACTTAATCCTGAAGTTGTAGATAGTATTGTTTTTTGTACCAAAAATCCACATCCAATGTTATCCAGATTAAAATTGTTAAAAGATTATCACCCTTATTTCTTTGTAACAATAACCCCTTATGAAAAAGAGATTGAACCTCATGTTCCATCTTTTCAAGATGTTATTTATGATATTCAAGAACTCTCTTTAAGCTTAGGAAGCCATAGTGTAAGTTTTCGTTATGATCCTATTTTCATAAATCAATATTATACGATAGAAAAGCATATTCAAACTTTTGATATTATCACAAAACAACTAGAGGGATATACACATGAATGTGTTATAAGTTTTATTGACCTTTATGAAAAAACAAAAAAGAATTTTCCTGGTATTCAGGAAGTCTCATTGAATGAACAGCAATATTTAGCAGAAGCCTTTGCAAAAATTGCTGCTCAAAGGGGAATTCATATCAAGACATGTGCTGAAAAATTAGATTTAAGTGAATATGGAATCACTCATGAAGGGTGCATTACCCGTCAAATACTAAAAGATGTGACAGGATATCCATTAAAAGAGTTGAAATCGCAACCTTTAAGGCAGGGATGTCATTGTTATCCAAGTCGTGATATTGGTGAGTATGATACATGTTTACATGGCTGCATCTATTGCTATGCTAATGAAGACAAACAGTTGGTACAAGAGAAATATAAAAGACACGATCCATCGTCACCATTACTCATTGGTCATATTCATTCTGACGATGTGATAAGATTAGCCAAGCAAGAAAGTTATATAGAAAGACAACTCTCATTTGATTTATAG
- a CDS encoding TIGR00266 family protein — MEYEIKGVPLPVVICYLKKGDVMLSDSGAMAWMDPCMEMGTTSNGGIGKAFGRMFSGETMFLNSYTANADGKIAFSSSFPGEIRKYDIEPGKEIVIQKSSYLASEPTVERTIFFNKKAMTGIFGGEGFIMNKLSGKGTVFVEIDGATVEYDLAPGQKIVVDTGYVAVMDATCTMTTQSVPGLKNKMFGGEGFFNTVVTGPGHVVLQTMPISAIAGSLAQFFPSGK; from the coding sequence ATGGAATATGAAATTAAGGGAGTTCCCCTTCCAGTCGTTATTTGTTATCTAAAAAAGGGTGATGTTATGCTAAGTGATAGTGGTGCTATGGCTTGGATGGATCCATGTATGGAAATGGGAACAACAAGCAATGGTGGAATTGGAAAAGCTTTTGGGAGAATGTTTTCTGGCGAAACAATGTTTTTGAATTCATATACTGCTAATGCAGATGGTAAAATTGCTTTTTCATCATCTTTCCCAGGTGAAATTAGAAAATATGATATTGAACCAGGTAAAGAAATTGTTATTCAAAAATCTTCATACTTAGCGAGTGAACCAACTGTTGAAAGAACAATCTTCTTTAATAAAAAAGCCATGACAGGTATTTTTGGAGGAGAAGGTTTTATTATGAATAAACTTTCTGGAAAAGGAACCGTTTTTGTTGAAATCGATGGTGCAACAGTTGAATATGATTTGGCACCTGGACAAAAGATTGTTGTAGATACAGGATATGTAGCTGTGATGGATGCCACTTGTACCATGACTACACAATCAGTTCCAGGATTAAAAAATAAGATGTTTGGTGGAGAAGGATTCTTTAATACAGTCGTGACAGGTCCAGGACATGTTGTTTTACAGACAATGCCAATCTCTGCAATTGCGGGTAGTCTTGCTCAATTCTTCCCATCTGGAAAATAA
- a CDS encoding methylglyoxal synthase, giving the protein MNIALIAHDEKKSEMIEFAKKHEDILKEHLLYTTGTTGLRIMENTQLKVHRFLSGPYGGDQQIGAYVAEGKINLVIFFRDPLTAQPHEPDVSALMRLCDVHNVPLASNKEAGELLLKGILK; this is encoded by the coding sequence ATGAATATAGCATTAATTGCACATGATGAAAAGAAATCAGAAATGATTGAGTTCGCAAAGAAACATGAAGATATCCTAAAAGAACATCTGCTTTATACAACTGGAACAACAGGATTGCGTATTATGGAAAATACGCAATTAAAAGTCCATCGTTTTTTATCTGGACCTTATGGTGGAGATCAACAGATTGGAGCATATGTCGCTGAGGGGAAAATCAATCTTGTTATTTTCTTTAGAGATCCTTTAACTGCTCAACCACATGAACCAGATGTAAGTGCACTAATGAGACTATGTGATGTTCACAATGTTCCATTAGCTTCTAATAAAGAAGCAGGAGAATTATTATTAAAAGGAATCTTGAAATAA
- a CDS encoding Cof-type HAD-IIB family hydrolase: MKNIKAIMCDVDGTLLTDDGVVSPFTIEMIKRVREKGILFGLSTGRDVNSVQTLLKTWGIDGLVDSIVGTGGAEIYDYVMNVEKSSYPLAGALIQDIIKHFEDMDVNFAIPYEGILFAPRDDRHIQMLATADKVPYQVVDFQEFLKEPKPKLIIICDPEYMDKVIERSETFSNDQYKSSSLKTASVLYEYMDPRVTKTHGLEEVMAMHGFSMKELCIFGDADNDYDMTLNAGVGVVMANGSEKTKSVADYITDDNNHDGIGKFIEKYIL; encoded by the coding sequence ATGAAAAATATAAAAGCAATTATGTGTGATGTGGATGGTACATTATTAACAGATGATGGTGTGGTTTCACCATTCACTATAGAAATGATTAAAAGAGTCAGAGAAAAAGGGATTTTGTTTGGATTATCAACAGGAAGAGATGTTAATAGTGTACAAACATTACTAAAAACATGGGGAATAGATGGTTTGGTTGATTCTATTGTGGGAACAGGTGGTGCTGAAATCTATGATTATGTAATGAATGTAGAAAAGTCAAGTTATCCTTTAGCAGGAGCACTTATTCAAGATATTATTAAACATTTTGAAGATATGGATGTGAATTTTGCGATTCCTTATGAAGGTATATTATTTGCTCCTCGAGATGACCGTCATATTCAGATGTTAGCAACTGCTGATAAAGTTCCTTATCAGGTTGTTGATTTTCAAGAGTTCCTAAAAGAACCTAAACCAAAATTGATTATTATTTGTGATCCTGAATACATGGATAAAGTGATTGAGAGAAGTGAAACTTTCTCAAATGATCAATACAAATCATCGTCTTTAAAAACTGCCAGCGTCCTTTATGAATACATGGATCCAAGAGTGACAAAGACCCATGGTTTAGAAGAAGTCATGGCGATGCATGGATTTTCAATGAAAGAATTATGTATATTTGGTGATGCAGATAATGATTACGATATGACATTGAATGCTGGAGTTGGTGTTGTCATGGCTAACGGCAGCGAAAAAACCAAAAGTGTTGCTGATTATATCACGGATGATAATAATCATGATGGTATTGGTAAATTTATTGAAAAATATATTTTATAG
- a CDS encoding MurR/RpiR family transcriptional regulator, with product MDIVISRILKYLNGCLDNDHMYQIGLFIVRHYVDMEDYSLERLMKEGQFSEAEVLDFCVHLGFHTYEDFQEQLLADYMLRISQIRARMLGTSAEQMLEQLDISYSRDELVQTLETICEYIFKHRRVIIIGALYPMSIAVDFQTDFITFGKEVIEFHHFDKDFRFQEEDLVMFISATGRTLDAYIKENKDLNICDANIVLMTQNVKYRNFENICADYVIQVPGKFDGIQFNYQIMLLFDILRIYYYQKYYI from the coding sequence ATGGATATTGTTATTTCTAGAATACTTAAATATTTAAATGGTTGTTTAGATAATGACCATATGTATCAAATTGGTTTGTTCATTGTTCGTCATTATGTTGATATGGAAGATTATTCTTTAGAGCGGTTAATGAAAGAAGGTCAATTTAGTGAAGCAGAGGTTTTAGACTTTTGTGTCCACTTAGGTTTTCATACATATGAAGATTTCCAAGAACAATTATTGGCCGATTATATGTTACGTATCTCACAAATTCGTGCAAGAATGCTTGGAACATCAGCAGAACAGATGTTAGAGCAGTTAGATATATCTTATTCACGCGATGAACTGGTGCAAACTCTAGAAACAATTTGTGAATATATTTTTAAACATCGTCGTGTCATTATTATTGGGGCTTTATATCCAATGAGTATTGCAGTTGATTTTCAGACAGATTTTATTACTTTTGGTAAAGAAGTTATTGAATTTCATCATTTTGATAAAGATTTTCGTTTTCAAGAAGAAGATCTTGTTATGTTTATAAGTGCGACAGGTAGAACTTTGGATGCTTATATAAAGGAAAATAAAGATTTGAATATTTGTGATGCAAATATTGTATTGATGACACAAAATGTGAAGTATCGAAATTTTGAAAATATATGTGCAGATTATGTTATTCAAGTTCCAGGTAAATTTGATGGTATTCAGTTTAATTATCAAATTATGCTGTTGTTTGATATTTTAAGAATTTATTATTATCAAAAATATTATATTTAG
- a CDS encoding PTS sugar transporter subunit IIB, translating to MDQFFIEIYESIVYQWIVMNQNTYKKSGIHFHIDQNDPNKLVFISDELKGDIYFWTNHHIIEETIVNKDGDITFYLHFRIINLASTKKFIQDFINQLMYSQQPKRIGMSCSCGITSSVFVERIQELSQMLHLPYSFEVVPIYSIEQVYSKYDMIILAPQTSYLEPKIKAICHKECYIMSIDASVFATSNYQQALIMIQETLG from the coding sequence ATGGATCAATTCTTTATTGAGATTTATGAGAGTATTGTTTATCAATGGATTGTTATGAATCAGAATACCTATAAAAAAAGTGGTATTCACTTTCATATTGATCAAAATGATCCTAATAAGCTTGTTTTTATCAGTGATGAATTGAAAGGGGATATTTATTTTTGGACAAATCATCATATTATTGAAGAAACGATTGTTAATAAAGATGGTGATATTACGTTTTATCTTCATTTTAGAATTATTAATCTTGCATCAACAAAGAAATTTATACAAGATTTTATAAATCAATTAATGTATAGTCAGCAACCTAAACGTATTGGGATGAGTTGTAGTTGTGGCATTACATCTTCAGTCTTTGTAGAAAGAATTCAAGAATTAAGTCAGATGTTACATCTGCCATATTCTTTTGAAGTCGTTCCCATCTATTCTATAGAGCAAGTTTACTCAAAATATGATATGATTATATTAGCACCACAAACATCATATTTAGAGCCTAAAATAAAAGCAATCTGCCATAAGGAATGTTATATTATGAGTATAGATGCTTCTGTTTTTGCAACAAGTAATTATCAACAGGCTTTAATTATGATACAGGAGACATTGGGATAG
- a CDS encoding Cof-type HAD-IIB family hydrolase, giving the protein MKYQLIACDLDETLLNSQHTICQRNIDLIQKAKEIGVKFVPATGRLYTAVEDVLEMLGLANQTDEYVLSANGGIISENKNHRLLKCEKLTFQKAKELFEFGVDKDVCIQMHTLEGVYLYHLNDDERKRVDGQKFKYTVLEEDNIDFMKDFHIIKVLYQSTDIPYLEALEKQMIAIFDKQISASYSSGRYLEMNKIGVNKGQGLIDLAEILQIPIEATIAVGDHYNDLDMLKVAGLSVAAGNAIDDIKAVCDYTTQANHNEGVVAELIEKFILE; this is encoded by the coding sequence ATGAAATATCAATTAATCGCATGTGATTTAGATGAAACTTTATTAAATAGTCAACATACAATCTGTCAAAGGAACATAGATCTTATTCAAAAAGCAAAAGAGATAGGGGTTAAGTTTGTTCCTGCAACAGGAAGATTATATACTGCTGTTGAAGATGTTTTAGAGATGCTAGGTTTAGCAAATCAGACAGATGAATATGTATTGTCTGCAAATGGTGGGATTATTTCAGAAAATAAGAATCATCGATTACTCAAATGTGAGAAACTTACTTTTCAAAAGGCAAAGGAACTTTTTGAATTTGGAGTGGATAAAGATGTCTGTATACAAATGCATACATTAGAAGGCGTTTATCTTTATCATTTAAATGATGATGAAAGGAAAAGAGTAGATGGTCAAAAATTCAAATATACAGTTCTAGAAGAAGATAACATAGATTTTATGAAAGATTTTCATATTATCAAAGTGCTTTATCAATCAACGGATATTCCATATTTAGAAGCATTAGAAAAACAAATGATTGCTATATTTGATAAACAAATATCTGCGAGTTATTCATCAGGACGTTATCTAGAAATGAATAAAATTGGTGTTAACAAAGGTCAAGGACTTATTGATTTAGCAGAGATTCTTCAAATACCTATTGAAGCAACAATTGCAGTTGGTGATCATTATAATGATTTAGATATGTTGAAAGTTGCTGGTTTATCAGTTGCTGCAGGAAATGCAATTGATGATATTAAAGCTGTTTGTGATTATACAACTCAAGCGAATCATAATGAAGGTGTCGTAGCAGAGTTAATTGAAAAGTTTATTCTTGAATAG
- a CDS encoding CorA family divalent cation transporter produces MIYQVDHEKQAVSIQNIENEHMYIGMMTLDELKDCHHYFGISQRSIRRCEETSSLNQNIIIPHNTYYYGLINLINARDVFVKKDSLAFFIFKNLFLVVVLDDEDKHISEVFQSSSDYVLERGVSITRLVYYFLSELISKDYEYIEELQEEIEELESQDDEEKSLTFTNSLRQLNKELLLLRTYYDNLVIIGEELQMNHHHVFEEDDMRYFEIFTRRIERFADNVQMLRELLNQANEAHQSKLDYKLNKTMQFFTVVTTIFMPLTLIAGWYGMNFTNMPELRAPYGYITVIGVSIIVVVSLVFWFKKKKFF; encoded by the coding sequence ATGATTTATCAAGTAGACCATGAAAAACAAGCGGTATCTATTCAAAACATTGAGAATGAACATATGTATATAGGAATGATGACATTAGATGAATTAAAGGATTGTCATCATTATTTTGGAATTTCTCAAAGATCTATTAGGAGATGTGAGGAAACATCATCATTAAATCAAAATATTATTATTCCACATAATACTTATTATTATGGATTAATTAATTTAATTAATGCGAGAGATGTTTTTGTTAAAAAAGATTCACTAGCGTTTTTCATATTTAAAAATCTTTTTTTAGTTGTTGTTTTAGATGATGAAGATAAACATATTAGCGAAGTTTTTCAATCATCAAGTGACTATGTTTTAGAGCGTGGTGTTTCTATTACGCGATTGGTTTATTATTTTTTAAGTGAATTGATTTCTAAAGATTATGAATATATTGAAGAATTACAAGAAGAAATAGAAGAGTTGGAAAGCCAAGATGATGAAGAAAAGTCTTTAACATTTACAAACAGTTTAAGACAATTAAATAAAGAATTGTTATTGCTTCGCACTTATTATGATAATCTTGTTATTATAGGTGAAGAATTGCAAATGAATCATCACCATGTTTTTGAAGAAGATGATATGCGTTATTTTGAAATCTTTACAAGGCGAATAGAACGTTTTGCTGATAATGTTCAAATGTTAAGAGAATTATTAAATCAGGCAAATGAAGCTCATCAATCTAAATTAGATTATAAGCTCAATAAGACAATGCAGTTTTTTACTGTGGTCACGACTATATTTATGCCTTTAACTCTCATTGCTGGCTGGTATGGAATGAATTTTACCAATATGCCAGAACTTAGGGCACCATATGGATATATTACAGTTATAGGTGTAAGTATAATAGTTGTTGTATCACTTGTTTTTTGGTTTAAGAAAAAGAAATTTTTTTAA
- a CDS encoding acyl carrier protein: MDYFDKIKDRLSSKLKGKELMKESSFKELGIDSLDLVDLVFELEEEIGVEFQDEELLKISTVQDLLDLIDSKK; encoded by the coding sequence ATGGATTATTTTGACAAGATTAAGGATAGACTAAGTAGTAAATTAAAAGGGAAAGAATTAATGAAGGAATCTTCATTTAAAGAATTAGGAATTGATTCTTTAGATTTAGTTGACTTGGTTTTTGAATTGGAAGAAGAAATTGGCGTTGAATTTCAAGATGAAGAGTTGTTGAAAATTTCAACAGTGCAAGATCTTTTAGATTTAATTGATTCTAAGAAATAG
- a CDS encoding DMP19 family protein, with protein MATYEDALDNVTLQASKIVARKNTVNLVEDLYNVICEKCENGDFINELNGIERVFYLCQTFSLEMNNGGIHHYYENNAGNFANETVEALTAIGATHTALILDKGNGLFKEGVVPEDRESRIEELGSLDYSEVTWLFDELDNQFYEYNDDISALNLKYVLINKEAFM; from the coding sequence ATGGCTACTTATGAAGATGCTTTAGATAATGTGACATTGCAGGCAAGTAAGATTGTTGCCCGTAAAAATACTGTTAATCTTGTTGAAGATTTGTATAATGTCATTTGTGAAAAGTGTGAAAATGGTGATTTCATAAATGAGCTTAATGGTATTGAAAGAGTTTTTTATCTTTGTCAAACATTTAGTCTTGAAATGAATAATGGTGGAATTCACCATTATTATGAAAACAATGCTGGAAACTTTGCTAATGAAACAGTTGAAGCATTAACTGCAATTGGAGCGACCCACACTGCATTGATTTTAGATAAAGGAAACGGTCTCTTTAAAGAAGGCGTTGTTCCTGAGGATAGAGAATCTAGAATTGAAGAATTAGGGAGTCTTGATTATTCTGAAGTGACATGGTTATTTGATGAACTGGATAATCAGTTTTATGAGTATAATGATGATATATCAGCATTAAATTTAAAATATGTTTTAATAAATAAAGAAGCATTCATGTAA
- a CDS encoding GNAT family N-acetyltransferase, protein MELCQSPENVSLLFARWRATLIYSYLQGCMGECYVNENDNPKSVQIVVADFVYYASILNIELV, encoded by the coding sequence ATGGAGTTATGTCAGAGTCCTGAAAATGTTTCGTTATTATTTGCTCGATGGCGAGCAACACTTATTTATTCTTATTTACAGGGATGTATGGGAGAGTGTTATGTGAATGAAAATGATAATCCCAAGTCTGTCCAAATTGTAGTTGCTGATTTTGTTTATTATGCTAGTATTCTAAATATAGAATTGGTTTGA